From a region of the Thermodesulfatator atlanticus DSM 21156 genome:
- the rimM gene encoding ribosome maturation factor RimM (Essential for efficient processing of 16S rRNA): MSRKITIGKIARAHGMKGEVKVLPYPLLNAEILPQIPRFYLKTSHNEYKPLEPESVRQAPGEGFLFKFKEIKDRDAAEALHDKVLYVEVEDLPPREEDEYYVFELVGLKALLPDGKELGTVKGLMPVGPYELLEIKTPERKTIYIPMIHEIIKEINLEKGILYLDPPEDLLEIQGYEVKSNAN, encoded by the coding sequence GTGTCCCGCAAAATTACCATCGGGAAGATTGCCCGAGCCCACGGAATGAAAGGGGAGGTAAAAGTCCTCCCCTATCCCTTGTTAAATGCCGAAATACTTCCTCAAATCCCTCGTTTTTATTTAAAAACAAGCCACAATGAATATAAGCCTTTAGAACCAGAAAGCGTACGCCAAGCCCCAGGGGAGGGGTTTTTATTCAAGTTTAAGGAAATAAAAGACAGAGACGCCGCAGAAGCCCTGCATGACAAAGTGCTATACGTAGAAGTTGAAGACCTCCCCCCTCGCGAAGAAGATGAATATTACGTTTTCGAATTAGTTGGTCTAAAGGCTCTTTTGCCTGACGGCAAAGAGCTCGGAACGGTAAAAGGTCTTATGCCTGTTGGTCCTTATGAATTGCTAGAAATCAAAACCCCTGAAAGAAAAACTATCTATATCCCCATGATTCACGAAATCATAAAAGAAATTAACCTTGAAAAAGGGATTTTATATCTCGATCCCCCTGAAGATCTTCTAGAAATACAAGGTTATGAGGTAAAATCAAATGCCAATTAA
- a CDS encoding KH domain-containing protein produces MGKLRDLIEQIAKALVDNPDAVQVKEIEGEQTVVIELKVAKEDLGKVIGKQGRTARAMRTILSAASTKLRKRAVLEIIE; encoded by the coding sequence ATGGGAAAGTTGAGAGATCTTATCGAACAAATTGCCAAGGCGTTGGTGGATAACCCTGATGCCGTGCAGGTCAAGGAAATCGAAGGAGAACAGACTGTTGTCATTGAATTGAAAGTTGCCAAAGAAGATCTAGGAAAAGTTATCGGCAAACAGGGCCGCACAGCACGTGCCATGCGCACTATCCTTAGCGCAGCTTCAACCAAGCTTCGCAAACGTGCTGTTTTAGAAATTATCGAATAG
- the rpsP gene encoding 30S ribosomal protein S16, whose protein sequence is MAIKIRLMRKGRRNRPFYRVVAAEASAPRDGRFIEILGYYDPLKEPYEFKVDPEKVKKWLKRGAKPTETVRALLKRSGLLNAN, encoded by the coding sequence GTGGCGATAAAAATCAGGCTAATGCGTAAGGGGCGTAGAAATCGTCCGTTTTATCGGGTAGTAGCCGCAGAAGCCTCGGCTCCCCGCGATGGTAGGTTTATTGAGATTCTAGGTTATTATGATCCTTTAAAAGAACCCTATGAATTCAAGGTTGATCCTGAAAAAGTGAAAAAATGGCTTAAGCGTGGGGCAAAACCAACCGAAACCGTAAGAGCCCTTCTTAAACGCAGCGGCCTTTTAAACGCTAATTAA